In the Salinirubrum litoreum genome, one interval contains:
- the paaK gene encoding phenylacetate--CoA ligase PaaK, translated as MVYHDVETASRDDLRDLQDDRLQRTIQHVYDNVDFYRTKMDDAGVTPADVESVADLSKLPFTTKEDFRDAYPDEHFAVPDAEIERIHASSGTTGKPKVVGYTANDLDVWSAVMGRSLATAGVTPDDTVQNAYGYGLFTGGLGIHTGCEDLGANVVPIGGGQTSRQIELLADLGAEVYTSTPSYALYLAEQAEQEGYDPREFALDTVVVGAEPCTEPMRAEIEDALDVTALDIYGLSEIIGPGVSMECPEKDGLHVWEDHFYPEVIDPTTGEVLPDGEEGELVLTCLTKEAVPTMRYRTGDLTTLHREQCDCGRTAVRMEHVTGRTDDMLVVRGVNLYPSEIESVVLEFDEIAPHYRIDLRREGRLDEIQITLERDSTDQRDAIDGSDSTDLRERILSRLETVLNFTPDALTIVEPGGIERQETGKVKRVYDHRE; from the coding sequence ATGGTCTATCACGACGTAGAGACGGCGAGTCGGGACGACCTCCGAGACCTCCAAGACGACCGACTCCAGAGGACGATCCAGCACGTCTACGACAACGTCGACTTCTACCGGACCAAGATGGACGACGCCGGCGTCACTCCCGCCGACGTCGAGAGCGTCGCCGACCTCTCGAAACTCCCCTTCACCACGAAAGAGGACTTCCGGGACGCGTACCCCGACGAGCACTTCGCGGTGCCGGACGCCGAGATCGAGCGTATCCACGCCTCCTCCGGCACCACCGGGAAGCCGAAGGTCGTCGGCTACACTGCCAACGACCTCGACGTGTGGAGCGCGGTGATGGGTCGCTCGCTCGCCACGGCCGGCGTCACGCCCGACGACACCGTGCAGAACGCCTACGGCTACGGGCTGTTCACCGGTGGTCTCGGCATCCACACCGGCTGTGAAGACCTCGGCGCGAACGTCGTCCCGATCGGCGGCGGGCAGACCAGCAGACAGATCGAACTGCTCGCCGATCTCGGCGCGGAAGTCTACACCTCGACGCCCTCCTACGCGCTGTACCTCGCCGAACAGGCCGAGCAAGAGGGGTACGACCCCCGCGAGTTCGCTCTCGACACGGTCGTCGTCGGCGCGGAACCCTGCACGGAACCGATGCGCGCCGAGATCGAGGACGCACTCGACGTGACCGCACTCGACATCTACGGGCTCTCGGAGATCATCGGCCCGGGCGTGTCGATGGAGTGTCCCGAGAAAGACGGCCTGCACGTCTGGGAGGACCACTTCTACCCCGAGGTGATCGACCCGACGACCGGCGAGGTCCTGCCGGACGGCGAGGAGGGTGAACTCGTCCTGACGTGCCTCACGAAGGAAGCGGTCCCGACGATGCGCTACCGGACCGGCGACCTGACGACGCTCCACCGCGAACAGTGCGACTGCGGGCGCACCGCAGTTCGGATGGAGCACGTGACCGGCCGGACCGACGACATGCTGGTCGTCAGGGGCGTGAATCTCTACCCGAGCGAGATCGAGTCGGTCGTCTTGGAGTTCGACGAGATCGCCCCCCACTACCGGATCGACCTCAGGCGGGAGGGCCGACTGGACGAGATTCAGATCACGCTCGAACGCGACTCGACCGACCAGCGCGACGCGATCGACGGGAGCGACTCGACCGACCTCCGCGAGCGAATCCTGTCGCGGCTGGAGACCGTGCTGAACTTCACGCCCGACGCGCTGACCATCGTGGAGCCGGGCGGGATCGAGCGACAGGAGACCGGGAAGGTGAAGCGCGTCTACGACCACCGCGAGTGA
- a CDS encoding RAD55 family ATPase: MSSGRLPTGITVLDRQLGGGIPAGSIVTFTASPASQSELLLYELTAARGTLYLTTVRSDQAVKDAFERTTTRTGNPTVRDIGGDAPLDHANRLIRALPSGANLIIDIADILERTPRARYRNFLNELQTHMVNTGGLAVLHALNGRSVPENRDMSEHMADVIFDLETTVSGSEIENRLAVPKFRGGRALDETIKLQLTEQVTIDTSRDIA, from the coding sequence ATGTCGTCCGGCCGGCTTCCCACCGGGATCACGGTGCTGGACCGCCAACTCGGCGGTGGCATCCCGGCCGGGAGCATCGTCACGTTCACGGCCAGTCCGGCGAGTCAGTCGGAGCTGTTGCTGTACGAACTGACGGCCGCGCGCGGGACGCTCTACCTCACGACGGTCCGGTCGGACCAGGCGGTGAAGGACGCCTTCGAGCGCACGACGACCCGCACGGGGAACCCGACCGTGCGGGACATCGGCGGGGACGCCCCCCTGGATCACGCGAACCGGCTGATCCGTGCGCTCCCCTCGGGCGCGAACCTCATCATCGACATCGCGGACATCCTCGAACGCACGCCGCGAGCGCGCTACCGCAACTTCCTGAACGAACTCCAGACCCACATGGTCAACACCGGCGGGCTGGCGGTTCTGCACGCGCTGAACGGCCGGAGCGTCCCGGAGAACCGCGACATGTCCGAGCACATGGCCGACGTCATCTTCGACCTGGAGACGACGGTGTCGGGCTCCGAGATCGAGAACCGGCTCGCGGTGCCGAAGTTCCGGGGCGGTCGGGCACTGGACGAGACGATCAAGCTCCAGCTGACGGAGCAGGTCACCATCGACACCTCGCGCGACATCGCGTGA
- a CDS encoding MinD/ParA family ATP-binding protein gives MLALAGGKGGCGKTTTTLGLAAALDGPAVVVDTDRAMPNLHALAGVDRHPTLADLTRRTRESETDSVDSVTQSYPDDPSVSVVPAPPGSADCDLAAALTRLAAGTDAPILLDCPAGAGPDAAAPLRVADGTLLVGTLCAPGLRDTAKTAAMSRALGTAVHGAVLTRTRLAPPSVTRLLDCPVAASVPRGTAPVLADDGVRAAYVRLADWIQVEQNIL, from the coding sequence ATGCTCGCACTCGCTGGCGGGAAGGGTGGCTGTGGCAAGACGACCACGACCCTCGGCCTCGCCGCCGCACTCGACGGCCCGGCAGTCGTCGTGGACACCGACCGCGCGATGCCGAACCTCCACGCGCTGGCCGGCGTCGACCGCCACCCCACGCTCGCCGATCTGACGCGCCGAACGCGGGAGTCGGAGACAGACTCGGTCGATTCGGTCACACAGTCGTACCCCGACGACCCCTCCGTCTCGGTCGTCCCCGCGCCGCCGGGGTCGGCCGACTGTGATCTCGCGGCGGCGCTGACGCGACTCGCCGCCGGGACCGACGCCCCGATCCTCCTCGACTGCCCGGCGGGCGCGGGGCCGGACGCGGCGGCACCGCTCCGCGTGGCAGACGGGACACTCCTCGTCGGGACGCTGTGTGCGCCGGGTTTGCGCGACACGGCGAAGACGGCCGCGATGTCGCGGGCGCTCGGGACGGCGGTCCACGGCGCGGTCCTGACCAGAACCCGACTCGCGCCGCCGTCGGTGACACGCCTGCTCGACTGTCCGGTCGCGGCGAGCGTTCCACGCGGGACAGCGCCTGTGCTGGCCGACGACGGCGTGCGTGCGGCATACGTGCGTCTTGCAGACTGGATACAGGTGGAGCAAAACATATTATGA
- a CDS encoding helix-turn-helix domain-containing protein: MRTGTDTDGVHARIAVEPARDCPLRDLAESFPIRDLIPADAGSAPQLLLDTPHSSVVADREGVDPVVSTDGVTICRLPDLAPTVDDDPCRHEHCLAQGFGFLPIEPYSHRWAGSQFLVNVAATDSDQIEATIDRFREAGFSVSTEQLSRGAGGVDVEAERAVVDLTTLTTRQRELARVAAERDYFDPDGPSAETIAAELDIAKATFSEHLRTVQAEVAGQLFSGGE, encoded by the coding sequence ATGAGGACAGGGACCGACACCGACGGCGTCCACGCCCGGATCGCCGTCGAACCGGCCCGCGACTGTCCGCTCCGCGACCTCGCCGAGTCGTTCCCGATCCGCGATCTGATCCCGGCCGACGCTGGCTCCGCGCCACAGTTGCTCCTCGACACACCGCACTCGTCGGTCGTCGCCGACCGCGAGGGCGTCGATCCGGTCGTCTCGACCGACGGCGTGACGATCTGTCGCCTCCCCGACCTAGCACCGACCGTCGACGACGACCCCTGTCGCCACGAGCACTGTCTCGCGCAGGGGTTCGGCTTCCTGCCGATCGAACCGTACTCCCACCGCTGGGCCGGCAGCCAGTTCCTCGTGAACGTCGCGGCGACGGACAGCGACCAGATCGAGGCGACGATCGACCGGTTCCGCGAGGCCGGGTTCTCGGTCTCGACCGAACAGTTGAGCCGAGGGGCCGGCGGCGTCGACGTCGAGGCCGAGCGTGCGGTCGTCGACCTCACGACGCTCACCACACGGCAGCGTGAACTGGCGCGCGTCGCCGCCGAGCGCGACTACTTCGACCCCGACGGTCCCTCGGCGGAGACCATCGCTGCGGAGTTGGACATCGCCAAGGCGACGTTCTCCGAGCATCTGCGAACCGTCCAGGCCGAGGTCGCTGGCCAGTTGTTCTCCGGGGGAGAGTGA
- a CDS encoding dolichyl-phosphate hexose transferase, producing MGTYNEEAAIGTVLDDIDRVTNGRAEVVCVDSSSDRTPEIAREHGARVIEQPAMGYGVAVSKALQSASRPVIVTTDCDDTYPMEALPEFLEAINAGRDVVSGDRLYWGAEAMPDFNRLGNAGFALLASALLGERVHDTTTGMRAYRKDVIESIEWTENTGLSAELLIRPLARGYDVQERPIAYRERAGETTLDPIKGGLAIAKSIVKVCLAER from the coding sequence ATGGGGACGTACAACGAGGAGGCGGCGATCGGGACCGTCCTCGACGACATCGACCGCGTGACAAACGGTCGCGCGGAGGTCGTCTGCGTCGACAGTTCCTCGGACCGGACGCCGGAGATCGCCCGCGAACACGGAGCACGCGTGATCGAACAGCCCGCGATGGGCTACGGCGTCGCGGTCTCGAAGGCGCTGCAGTCGGCGAGTCGCCCGGTGATCGTCACGACCGACTGTGACGACACCTACCCGATGGAGGCGCTGCCGGAGTTTCTGGAGGCGATCAACGCCGGCCGGGACGTGGTCAGCGGCGACCGCCTCTACTGGGGTGCCGAGGCGATGCCAGACTTCAACCGCCTCGGCAACGCCGGCTTCGCACTGCTCGCCTCTGCACTGCTCGGCGAGCGTGTCCACGACACGACGACCGGGATGCGGGCCTACCGCAAGGACGTGATCGAGTCCATCGAGTGGACCGAGAACACCGGCCTGTCGGCGGAACTGCTGATCCGACCGCTGGCGCGCGGTTACGACGTGCAGGAACGGCCCATCGCCTACCGGGAACGCGCCGGCGAGACGACACTCGATCCGATCAAGGGTGGACTGGCTATCGCCAAGTCCATCGTGAAGGTCTGTCTCGCAGAACGGTGA
- a CDS encoding WD40/YVTN/BNR-like repeat-containing protein has product MSEKTSTTRRTMLQGIGASLAVGGFSGLTTAAEAEWTTAKTGTDSSLYDVEYTNAGAYAVGAGGVVLERGPTQWTKIVDGGPTGNGNSLYGSDVTDDGDALWFVGSSGAIGEYAVRTGNLNDHSAPMDNTNNYNDVAVTGETGSANVYVAGDSGKIYYSFENGETGTWNYVTPGSGSAIQAIDFHGPRSGHAVDGNGKVFATDDGTTWNPVGLQDANVNFYGVDSDGDGEATVVGGGGMVFHLAESQWTADSTGDKSLLDVEVEDGDGYVVGGGGTVYSVDTTAAKFDELAGSWTAEATPVGQNLKAVVRGPNGAPDVTVGAGGTVLEK; this is encoded by the coding sequence ATGTCCGAGAAAACCTCCACGACGCGACGCACGATGCTGCAGGGAATCGGTGCATCGCTGGCCGTCGGCGGCTTCTCCGGACTCACGACTGCGGCCGAGGCGGAGTGGACGACAGCGAAGACCGGGACGGACTCCTCGCTGTACGACGTGGAGTACACGAACGCCGGTGCCTACGCGGTCGGCGCGGGCGGTGTCGTCCTCGAACGCGGCCCGACACAGTGGACGAAGATCGTCGACGGCGGGCCGACCGGCAACGGCAACAGTCTCTACGGCTCCGACGTGACCGACGACGGCGACGCGCTCTGGTTCGTCGGGTCCTCGGGTGCGATCGGCGAGTACGCGGTCCGGACGGGCAACCTGAACGACCACTCCGCCCCGATGGACAACACGAACAACTACAACGACGTGGCCGTCACCGGCGAGACTGGCTCGGCGAACGTCTACGTGGCCGGCGACTCCGGGAAGATCTACTACAGCTTCGAGAACGGCGAGACGGGCACGTGGAACTACGTGACTCCCGGCTCCGGCTCTGCGATCCAGGCGATCGACTTCCACGGCCCGCGCTCCGGGCACGCGGTCGACGGCAACGGGAAGGTGTTCGCCACCGACGACGGGACGACCTGGAATCCGGTCGGCCTGCAGGACGCCAACGTCAACTTCTACGGCGTGGACAGCGACGGCGACGGCGAGGCGACCGTGGTCGGCGGCGGCGGGATGGTGTTCCACCTCGCCGAGTCCCAGTGGACGGCCGACTCCACCGGCGACAAGAGTCTCCTCGACGTGGAGGTCGAAGACGGCGACGGCTACGTGGTCGGCGGTGGCGGGACGGTCTACAGCGTCGACACCACGGCCGCGAAGTTCGACGAACTCGCCGGGTCGTGGACCGCGGAGGCCACGCCAGTCGGCCAGAATCTGAAGGCCGTCGTGCGCGGGCCGAACGGTGCGCCGGACGTCACGGTCGGTGCCGGCGGGACGGTCCTGGAGAAGTAA
- a CDS encoding succinylglutamate desuccinylase/aspartoacylase family protein, protein MHTAERITLARLPSGVPLVTTVHRYHGPEGPTAGPTLYVQAAQHGREINGSEVLRRLHDRLRNADIAGTVIAVPVADPLTFDRKSYTTPEVLDSVHSNMNRVWPGDPDGTLHERMAAKLWEYAERADAVVDLHTGSPDMLTHTVYQRDAQACRELAEAFGTDLLLAETAGEDADDEWADRDFGGKFRVAARDAGIPAITPELAHSKELVEPAIETGLRGMENVLRHLGVREGDPETPNEYQRARNHLGRATADASGLFHPESDLELGASVTEGERLGEITDPTTYETLATVTAEESGVVYSVTREATVCAGDTLVGVAMPLE, encoded by the coding sequence ATGCACACCGCAGAGCGCATCACGCTCGCCAGACTCCCCTCGGGCGTCCCACTCGTGACGACCGTCCACCGGTACCACGGACCCGAGGGACCGACCGCCGGACCGACACTCTACGTCCAGGCGGCCCAGCACGGCCGGGAGATCAACGGAAGCGAGGTCCTGCGCCGACTCCACGACCGTCTCCGGAACGCCGACATCGCCGGCACCGTGATCGCCGTGCCGGTCGCCGACCCCCTCACGTTCGACCGGAAGTCGTACACCACGCCGGAGGTCCTCGACTCGGTTCACTCGAACATGAACCGCGTCTGGCCCGGCGACCCCGATGGGACGCTCCACGAGCGCATGGCCGCGAAACTGTGGGAGTACGCCGAACGCGCCGACGCGGTGGTCGACCTGCACACCGGCAGTCCCGACATGCTGACCCACACCGTCTACCAGCGGGACGCCCAGGCGTGCCGCGAACTGGCGGAGGCATTCGGGACCGACCTCCTGCTGGCCGAAACGGCGGGCGAGGACGCCGACGACGAGTGGGCCGACCGCGACTTCGGCGGGAAGTTCCGGGTCGCCGCGCGGGACGCCGGCATCCCGGCGATCACACCCGAACTCGCCCACAGCAAGGAACTCGTGGAACCCGCAATCGAGACCGGCCTGCGCGGGATGGAGAACGTCCTCCGACACCTCGGCGTCCGGGAGGGCGACCCGGAGACGCCTAACGAATATCAGCGCGCGCGGAACCACCTCGGCAGAGCGACCGCCGACGCCTCCGGACTGTTCCACCCGGAGTCCGACCTCGAACTGGGCGCGAGCGTCACGGAAGGCGAGCGACTCGGGGAGATCACCGACCCCACGACCTACGAGACGCTGGCGACCGTCACCGCCGAGGAGTCCGGCGTGGTCTACTCCGTGACCCGCGAGGCGACAGTCTGTGCCGGTGACACGTTGGTCGGCGTGGCGATGCCGCTGGAGTGA
- a CDS encoding transcription factor S, producing the protein MQFCDDCGSMMHSRDGEMVCTDDDCGGSAERDEDLAAQFVSTEAQTDDDVIETEEGANFEGKPTANDVICDECGHTKAWYTIKQTGAADEPPTRFFKCQECGYRWRSYN; encoded by the coding sequence ATGCAGTTCTGTGACGACTGCGGGTCCATGATGCACTCCCGCGACGGCGAGATGGTCTGTACCGACGACGACTGCGGTGGCTCTGCAGAGCGCGACGAGGACCTCGCGGCACAGTTCGTCTCGACCGAAGCACAGACCGACGACGACGTCATCGAGACCGAGGAGGGCGCGAACTTCGAGGGGAAGCCGACCGCCAACGACGTGATCTGTGACGAGTGTGGCCACACGAAGGCGTGGTACACCATCAAGCAGACCGGTGCCGCCGACGAACCGCCGACGCGCTTCTTCAAGTGCCAGGAGTGCGGCTATCGGTGGCGGAGCTACAACTGA
- a CDS encoding Lrp/AsnC family transcriptional regulator → MVHAFVMVKTEAGEGERLLDAIRQVVSVTEAHIVAGNYDIIAEMDTEEVYDVLKSVSGDVQGLQGVTDTKTYISMDG, encoded by the coding sequence ATGGTACACGCGTTCGTCATGGTCAAGACCGAGGCGGGGGAGGGTGAGCGACTGCTCGACGCGATCCGGCAGGTGGTGAGCGTGACGGAGGCCCACATCGTCGCGGGCAACTACGACATCATCGCCGAGATGGACACCGAGGAGGTGTACGACGTGCTGAAGTCGGTCTCCGGTGACGTGCAGGGACTGCAGGGCGTCACCGATACGAAGACGTACATCTCGATGGACGGGTGA
- a CDS encoding potassium channel family protein yields MRFVIIGAGRVGLRTARVLREEDHEVVLVERDVDRVERARSDDFEVIQGDGSREDILAQADLESADALGALTSDLNTNFAACMIAKHHGCRTVMRIDEEYREDIYQKYAEEVDEIVYPERLGAIGAKNALLGGSIRAIADIAQHLQVVLLTVSEDSPMAGYNLTEVALPAQARILAFGKHEQPMGIPLPDDSLDVGDRVAVLADFSVLEDVRRLIVGESAEAAVGGA; encoded by the coding sequence ATGCGATTCGTTATCATTGGTGCTGGGCGTGTCGGCTTGCGGACGGCACGGGTGCTCCGCGAGGAGGACCACGAGGTCGTCCTCGTCGAGCGTGACGTAGACCGAGTCGAGCGCGCCCGCTCTGACGACTTCGAGGTGATCCAGGGCGACGGCTCCCGTGAGGACATTCTCGCGCAGGCGGACCTCGAGTCGGCCGACGCACTCGGCGCGCTGACCTCCGATCTGAACACGAACTTCGCGGCGTGTATGATCGCCAAGCACCACGGCTGCCGGACCGTGATGCGGATCGACGAGGAGTACCGCGAGGACATCTACCAGAAGTACGCCGAGGAGGTCGACGAGATCGTCTACCCCGAGCGACTCGGTGCGATCGGCGCGAAGAACGCCCTGCTCGGCGGGTCGATCCGCGCCATCGCCGACATCGCCCAACACCTGCAGGTCGTCCTGCTGACCGTCAGCGAGGACTCGCCGATGGCCGGCTACAACCTCACCGAGGTCGCCCTGCCGGCACAGGCCCGCATCCTCGCGTTCGGCAAACACGAGCAACCGATGGGCATCCCCCTGCCGGACGACTCGCTCGACGTCGGCGACCGGGTCGCGGTCCTCGCGGACTTCTCTGTCCTCGAAGACGTGCGCCGGCTGATCGTCGGCGAGAGCGCCGAGGCGGCCGTGGGAGGTGCCTGA
- a CDS encoding Lrp/AsnC ligand binding domain-containing protein, producing MVTAYVMVKVNTGEADRLKESFESIEGVESVHIVAGDVDFVVKVVVDTPNDVKDIAATTIQNVEGVEDTQTYLSMD from the coding sequence ATGGTGACCGCCTACGTGATGGTGAAGGTGAACACCGGCGAGGCCGACCGCCTGAAGGAGTCGTTCGAGTCCATCGAGGGCGTCGAGAGCGTCCACATCGTCGCCGGCGACGTGGACTTCGTGGTGAAGGTCGTCGTCGACACGCCGAACGACGTGAAAGACATCGCGGCCACGACGATCCAGAACGTCGAGGGTGTCGAGGACACCCAGACGTACCTCTCGATGGACTGA
- a CDS encoding DUF5813 family protein, translating to MSELPGRVRRAFRDHGSFEQRDDGTFESVTTPFDGVVDASSADGGQIGFDVTVRVPMLNEVVEGEVAEIVEEGWFETFELRAVDVSGVTSRERDLSSEVSETIHDGTRVAVVEAAFTDIDERRGVDDAGALIDFVEGTYVQGIIPGYDYTDPVTGLIDRARQTAGSDGV from the coding sequence ATGAGTGAACTCCCCGGACGAGTCCGCCGGGCGTTTCGGGACCACGGCTCCTTCGAACAGCGAGACGACGGCACGTTCGAGTCGGTGACGACACCGTTCGACGGCGTGGTCGACGCGAGCAGTGCCGACGGCGGCCAGATCGGGTTCGACGTGACGGTGCGCGTGCCGATGCTGAACGAGGTGGTGGAAGGAGAGGTCGCCGAAATCGTCGAGGAGGGTTGGTTCGAGACGTTCGAACTGCGAGCGGTAGACGTGTCGGGCGTCACGAGCAGAGAACGGGACCTCTCATCCGAGGTGTCGGAGACGATCCACGACGGCACTCGGGTCGCGGTCGTGGAGGCGGCGTTCACCGACATCGACGAGCGTCGGGGCGTGGACGACGCCGGGGCGCTGATCGACTTCGTCGAGGGAACCTACGTGCAGGGGATCATCCCCGGCTACGACTACACCGACCCGGTGACGGGTCTCATCGACCGGGCGCGGCAGACCGCCGGAAGCGACGGCGTCTGA
- a CDS encoding HTH domain-containing protein: MAESSVGSNLPRLVELLHDRLKQSELDILHALAEADGDSLSVDELVEETGYTERTVKKRTETLEEQVHGGTLIRRTDEDEPALHPAFARAVREYEH; this comes from the coding sequence ATGGCTGAATCATCTGTGGGGAGCAATCTGCCACGCCTCGTCGAACTGCTGCACGACCGTCTGAAACAGTCGGAACTCGACATCCTGCACGCGCTGGCCGAGGCCGACGGCGACTCGCTGTCGGTCGACGAACTGGTCGAGGAGACGGGCTACACCGAGCGAACCGTGAAGAAGCGAACCGAGACGCTGGAAGAACAGGTCCACGGCGGGACGCTGATCCGCCGGACCGACGAGGACGAACCGGCGCTACACCCGGCCTTCGCGCGTGCGGTGCGCGAGTACGAACACTGA